A section of the Clostridium felsineum DSM 794 genome encodes:
- a CDS encoding AI-2E family transporter: MKIEEKIKSKVTLLIFIAILMYFLLNYGSDFKGIINSVYSMFFPFILGGCIAFILNIPVSFFSRLLLKCRAKGIGKIIRKYNISISILVSCILILGVFALVLAIIIPNIIQTVQKIPSAFDNSSTAFQKFINENNWLSKNVMSIINSMNIDWNGILNKIKVIVLRGASSVLMSSLGAATSFASTTIEFILAFIFSIYVLAQKEKLGLQVKKILYAFLKKKSVDSILEMTKLTSSTFSSFITGQCTVSVILGAIFFIVMTILRLPYAIEVSIIIAFFSVIPMIGSVIGFVLSVLLLLLFSPIKAGIFIFVFIAIKQLEDNLIYPRIVGNSVGLPAILVLVAITLGGKVFGVAGMIMSIPLFSVAYVLIRREVYIRLEKKSLKIE, translated from the coding sequence GTGAAAATAGAGGAAAAAATTAAAAGCAAAGTTACTCTTTTAATATTTATAGCAATTTTGATGTATTTTCTGCTTAATTATGGAAGTGATTTCAAAGGAATAATAAATAGTGTGTACAGCATGTTTTTTCCATTCATATTAGGCGGCTGTATTGCATTTATTCTTAATATACCTGTTAGCTTTTTTTCAAGACTATTATTAAAGTGTAGGGCCAAGGGAATTGGAAAGATAATTAGAAAATATAACATAAGTATTAGTATATTGGTTTCATGTATTTTGATATTAGGTGTATTTGCACTTGTATTAGCTATAATTATACCGAATATCATTCAGACGGTACAAAAAATACCTAGTGCTTTTGACAATTCATCTACTGCATTTCAAAAATTCATTAATGAAAACAACTGGTTATCTAAGAATGTTATGAGTATAATAAACAGCATGAACATAGATTGGAATGGTATTTTAAATAAAATAAAGGTAATTGTTCTAAGGGGAGCTAGTTCAGTTCTTATGTCAAGCTTAGGAGCAGCAACAAGCTTTGCTAGTACAACTATAGAATTCATATTAGCATTTATATTCTCAATATACGTACTTGCGCAAAAGGAAAAGTTAGGGCTGCAAGTAAAAAAGATATTATATGCTTTTTTGAAAAAGAAAAGTGTAGATTCAATATTAGAGATGACGAAATTAACTAGTAGTACTTTTTCTAGTTTTATAACTGGTCAATGTACCGTGTCTGTAATATTGGGAGCAATATTTTTTATTGTGATGACTATTTTAAGATTACCATATGCTATTGAAGTTAGTATAATAATAGCTTTTTTCTCGGTTATACCTATGATAGGTTCAGTTATTGGCTTTGTTTTAAGTGTATTACTGCTATTACTGTTTAGTCCTATAAAAGCGGGTATTTTCATATTTGTTTTCATAGCAATTAAGCAATTAGAAGATAATTTAATCTATCCAAGAATTGTAGGAAACTCTGTAGGACTTCCAGCTATACTAGTATTAGTTGCAATAACCTTAGGAGGAAAGGTTTTTGGTGTTGCAGGGATGATTATGTCAATTCCTCTGTTTTCGGTAGCATATGTACTAATTCGCAGAGAGGTATATATTAGATTAGAAAAAAAATCTTTGAAGATAGAATAG
- the pelF gene encoding GT4 family glycosyltransferase PelF produces the protein MKICLICEGSYPHITGGVSSWVHMLIRQMPEHQFVLYCIVAEEKLKGKYKYELPKNVVEVKEIFLDYILKQKSSLRKSYDISEREEASIRNLIIGGKVEFNFLYDFLRSEKLKKTTDFFMSKNFFNIVVSAYEEKYPDIPFNEFFWGVRAMLLPLFYIISNEMPKADLYHSVSTGYAGAAGSLASILYKKPFIITEHGIYTREREEEIIKSKWIKSYLKDMWIEFFYTLSRCSYISADKVITLFNKNKEIEIELGCNPNKIGIVENGISVEDFSDVDTEKEDKNIINIGSVLRVVPIKDIKTMIESFAIVAYEIKNCNFYLIGPIDEDEDYYRECVELTHELKLDNVFFTGRVNVKDYIGKMDIMVLSSISEGQPLAILEGMACKKPFVTTNVGSCSELIYGSDDGFGSAGIVVPVMNYMKMGNALIKLCKDEELRLKMGENGFKRISKRYTREKFINEYKAIYKGYERRL, from the coding sequence ATGAAGATTTGTTTGATTTGTGAAGGCAGTTATCCTCATATTACAGGTGGAGTCTCTAGTTGGGTTCATATGCTTATAAGACAAATGCCAGAGCATCAATTTGTATTATACTGCATTGTTGCAGAGGAAAAGTTAAAAGGGAAGTATAAATATGAGCTGCCTAAAAATGTTGTAGAGGTAAAAGAAATATTTTTAGATTATATATTGAAACAAAAATCATCCTTGAGAAAAAGTTATGATATAAGTGAAAGGGAAGAAGCATCCATAAGAAATCTTATTATTGGAGGAAAGGTAGAGTTTAATTTTTTATATGATTTTTTGAGAAGTGAAAAATTAAAAAAAACAACTGATTTTTTTATGAGTAAGAACTTTTTTAATATAGTAGTTTCAGCTTATGAAGAGAAGTATCCAGACATACCCTTCAATGAATTTTTTTGGGGAGTTCGTGCTATGCTGCTTCCTCTATTCTATATTATAAGTAATGAGATGCCAAAAGCAGATTTGTATCATAGTGTATCTACAGGATATGCAGGAGCAGCAGGAAGTTTAGCTAGCATTTTATATAAAAAACCATTTATAATAACTGAACATGGAATATATACGAGGGAAAGAGAAGAAGAAATAATAAAATCAAAGTGGATAAAAAGCTACTTAAAGGATATGTGGATTGAGTTTTTCTATACGCTTTCAAGATGTTCTTATATTTCGGCTGATAAGGTTATAACTTTGTTTAATAAAAATAAAGAAATCGAAATTGAACTTGGATGTAATCCTAATAAGATTGGAATAGTTGAGAATGGAATATCAGTAGAAGACTTTTCTGATGTAGATACTGAAAAGGAAGATAAAAATATTATAAATATAGGTTCGGTTTTAAGAGTTGTACCGATAAAAGATATTAAAACAATGATTGAAAGTTTTGCAATTGTAGCTTATGAAATAAAAAATTGTAATTTCTATTTGATAGGTCCTATAGATGAAGACGAGGATTACTACAGAGAGTGTGTAGAACTTACACATGAATTAAAATTAGATAATGTGTTTTTTACAGGAAGAGTAAATGTAAAGGACTATATAGGTAAAATGGATATAATGGTTCTAAGCAGCATAAGTGAGGGTCAGCCACTTGCAATACTTGAAGGAATGGCATGTAAAAAGCCTTTTGTAACAACAAATGTAGGTAGTTGCAGTGAACTCATTTATGGATCAGATGATGGTTTTGGAAGTGCTGGAATTGTGGTTCCTGTTATGAATTACATGAAAATGGGAAATGCGCTTATAAAGTTGTGTAAAGATGAAGAATTAAGGTTAAAAATGGGGGAAAATGGATTTAAGAGAATTTCTAAAAGATATACACGTGAAAAGTTTATAAATGAATATAAAGCTATATATAAAGGCTATGAAAGGAGATTATAA
- a CDS encoding class I SAM-dependent methyltransferase, which translates to MSMELEKYYNKFCEDKRLTRRHGQVEYITSMKYIHKYLKDKNDAKILDVGAGTGRYSVELSNEGYDVTAVELVKHNLGVLKSKKSAVKAYQGTALDLSRFSDNTFDMTLVFGPMYHLYTFEDKVKALEEAKRVTKVNGVILVAYCMNEYSIITYGFKENNIRQCIQDGKLNEDFHVVAEPKDLYDYVRLEDINSLKDEVKLKRIKIIAADGPADYMRPVLNAMDEETFKIFIKYHLSTCERQELLGASAHTVDILRKE; encoded by the coding sequence ATGTCAATGGAATTAGAAAAATACTACAATAAGTTTTGTGAAGATAAAAGATTAACAAGAAGGCATGGACAAGTTGAATACATTACCTCAATGAAATATATACATAAATATTTAAAGGATAAGAATGATGCAAAAATTTTAGATGTAGGTGCGGGGACAGGTAGATATTCTGTAGAGCTTTCAAACGAAGGTTATGATGTTACAGCAGTTGAACTTGTGAAGCATAATTTAGGAGTTTTAAAATCTAAGAAGAGTGCTGTAAAAGCCTATCAAGGAACAGCATTAGATTTATCAAGATTTTCAGATAATACTTTCGATATGACTTTAGTGTTTGGACCAATGTATCATTTATATACTTTTGAGGATAAAGTTAAGGCATTAGAAGAGGCGAAAAGAGTAACAAAAGTAAATGGAGTTATATTAGTAGCTTATTGTATGAATGAATATAGCATAATAACTTATGGATTTAAAGAAAACAATATTCGTCAGTGTATACAGGATGGAAAGCTTAATGAGGATTTTCATGTTGTAGCTGAACCAAAGGATTTGTATGATTATGTAAGGCTTGAAGATATTAATAGTCTAAAAGATGAAGTGAAATTAAAAAGAATAAAAATAATCGCTGCAGATGGACCAGCAGACTATATGAGACCTGTTCTAAATGCCATGGACGAAGAGACCTTTAAGATTTTTATCAAGTATCATTTATCAACTTGTGAAAGACAGGAGCTACTTGGAGCAAGTGCGCATACAGTAGACATTCTTAGAAAAGAGTAA
- a CDS encoding class I tRNA ligase family protein, whose protein sequence is MISKRLMPGERPTFPKKAVVTAGMPYGNKNLHFGHVGGMFVHADVYARFLRDRIGKENVIFVSGTDCYGSPILESYKKLKEEGFQGTIEDYVTKNHNSQKETLDKYDISPNLFGTSALGRCGEIHQEVSTEIFEELYKMGYIKKISTPQFYDEEFGVFLNGRQVLGKCPIAGCTSEHAYADECSLGHQYMPSDLLHPVSALSGKTPAFRDVTNWYFVLDDCIDELAERVSYLRKNSNTRKYQLNIIDEFLKKPMLHVPRKYFSDLADLESKLPKHTTIDDEKKKSVTFEFESLEVRDEARKALEGLGIFYTAGKTLVPFRLSGNVEWGVKVPEKEDLKNLTFWVWPESLWAPISFTKAYLESIGKDKDAWTKWWCDDEALVYQFIGEDNIYFYSIAEMGMFQALAKGDTKINLPHIIPNRHILFMDTKASSSSAIKPPMADELLNYYTAEQLRMHFLGLGLSNKSTGFKPQVFMKEEDRVGVDMVLKDGNLLTNVYNRLIRSCFYSAQSYFDGKLLVGTVSDHIKDLIEKKVLEYEKHMYNHDFHRIAYVMDELIREVNKYWSSKSRSANDNDDEALKKQTLVDCFYACKVIAILLHPIAPKGCEMFADYLNIGEELWNWDTIFDPIENYNNFNSDHKLKFLEPRVDFFAKHENQFN, encoded by the coding sequence ATGATTTCGAAAAGATTAATGCCAGGAGAACGTCCTACCTTTCCAAAAAAAGCAGTAGTTACTGCTGGTATGCCTTATGGTAATAAAAATCTTCACTTTGGGCATGTTGGAGGTATGTTTGTTCACGCTGACGTTTATGCAAGATTTTTAAGAGATAGAATTGGAAAAGAAAACGTAATCTTCGTTTCTGGAACAGATTGTTACGGTTCGCCAATTTTAGAAAGCTACAAAAAACTTAAAGAAGAAGGTTTTCAAGGAACTATTGAAGATTATGTAACAAAAAATCACAATAGTCAGAAGGAAACTTTAGATAAATATGATATTAGTCCAAATCTTTTTGGAACTTCTGCTCTAGGAAGATGTGGAGAAATTCATCAAGAAGTCTCTACTGAAATTTTTGAAGAACTTTATAAAATGGGCTACATAAAAAAGATTTCTACTCCCCAATTTTATGACGAAGAATTTGGCGTTTTCTTAAACGGACGTCAGGTACTTGGAAAATGTCCAATTGCAGGTTGTACTTCAGAACATGCCTATGCAGATGAATGTTCACTAGGACACCAATATATGCCAAGCGACTTATTACATCCTGTCTCCGCATTATCAGGAAAAACTCCAGCCTTTAGAGATGTTACAAACTGGTATTTTGTTCTTGATGATTGCATAGATGAACTCGCCGAAAGAGTTAGTTATCTAAGAAAAAACAGTAATACTCGTAAATATCAACTGAATATAATTGATGAGTTCTTGAAAAAACCAATGCTTCATGTACCAAGAAAGTATTTTTCAGATTTAGCAGATTTAGAATCAAAATTGCCAAAGCACACAACAATAGATGATGAAAAGAAAAAATCTGTAACTTTTGAATTCGAATCACTTGAAGTAAGAGATGAAGCAAGAAAAGCCTTAGAAGGTTTAGGTATTTTTTATACTGCAGGTAAAACTTTAGTTCCATTTAGATTATCAGGTAATGTTGAATGGGGAGTAAAAGTTCCTGAAAAAGAAGATTTAAAGAATTTAACTTTTTGGGTATGGCCAGAATCCTTATGGGCTCCTATTTCATTTACTAAAGCATACTTAGAATCAATAGGTAAAGATAAAGATGCTTGGACTAAATGGTGGTGTGATGATGAAGCATTAGTTTATCAATTTATTGGAGAAGATAATATATATTTCTACTCAATTGCTGAAATGGGAATGTTTCAGGCTCTAGCCAAAGGTGATACAAAAATCAATTTACCTCATATAATACCAAATCGCCATATTTTATTTATGGATACAAAAGCTAGTAGCAGTTCTGCAATTAAGCCACCTATGGCAGATGAACTTCTTAACTACTATACTGCCGAACAACTAAGAATGCACTTTCTTGGTCTTGGTCTTTCTAACAAAAGTACAGGATTTAAACCACAAGTATTCATGAAAGAAGAAGATAGAGTTGGAGTTGACATGGTTCTTAAGGATGGTAATTTATTAACTAATGTATACAATAGATTAATACGTTCTTGTTTCTATTCTGCTCAAAGTTATTTTGATGGAAAACTTTTAGTAGGAACTGTAAGTGACCATATTAAGGATTTAATAGAGAAAAAAGTTCTTGAATACGAAAAGCATATGTATAATCATGACTTCCATAGAATTGCATATGTGATGGATGAATTAATAAGAGAAGTAAATAAATACTGGTCTAGCAAAAGCCGCAGCGCAAATGATAATGATGATGAAGCTTTGAAAAAACAAACTTTAGTAGATTGTTTTTATGCTTGTAAGGTAATAGCCATATTGCTTCATCCGATAGCTCCAAAAGGCTGTGAAATGTTCGCTGATTATTTAAATATTGGTGAAGAGCTTTGGAACTGGGATACTATATTTGATCCAATAGAAAACTACAATAATTTCAACTCCGATCATAAATTAAAGTTCTTAGAACCAAGAGTAGATTTTTTTGCAAAACATGAAAATCAATTTAATTAG
- a CDS encoding DUF2194 domain-containing protein yields MNVKRNIKIIIALVLGIAVFFQVVRLNFVMNFLENNNNIKNKNVYSSSKIPANVEQEKFLILFDKTEQNSSDITQNIKEVLKYMKKRVVVQERNDIQNVDASYRGVVLTFENIDGFKGISSLMDYAKNGGYVLFAERPIIGDVLPSILSQIGVKNVYDIEAAEGIELTSNVLIKGKGSNFSKKILTDSSLKVELKDTSQMLLVSDNKIPMLWQTNYGTGKIMMYNGTILAKKNARGIIAGAIGMLIPDYIYPVIDAKLTYIDDFPAPIPGGTNSTLYKEYGISTADFYRKVWWPDVLKISKLYNLKYTGLIIEDYNNRTTPPFITKTSNSNDFLLYATELLKNNGELGLHGYNHQSLAPKNYIKQPLGYNSWANEKNMERSIEEAIRYSSSLLKKYKLRVYVPPSNILSPLGRKALLKAMPDLKIISSVYNDDYYKDSYVQEFEIKDGIYELPRLTSGYEDNEENIWAAYNGITSVGVFSHFIHPDDVLDIKRSGGKGWQELSKGYGDFMKDVYKKFTWLSPVTASEGANLLKSYTKIEPFMKYKSNAIDVYCRNFQKGDKFILRTNKKIYTDDNCAIEKIDTGTYLVTANKDKFSINFK; encoded by the coding sequence ATGAACGTTAAAAGAAATATTAAAATCATAATTGCTTTAGTACTAGGCATAGCTGTATTTTTTCAAGTGGTACGTCTTAATTTTGTAATGAATTTTTTGGAAAATAACAATAATATCAAGAATAAAAACGTTTATAGTTCATCTAAAATACCTGCTAATGTTGAACAAGAGAAGTTTTTAATATTGTTCGATAAAACTGAACAAAACAGTAGTGATATAACCCAAAATATCAAAGAAGTTCTAAAATATATGAAAAAAAGGGTTGTAGTACAGGAAAGAAATGATATTCAAAATGTTGATGCATCCTATAGGGGAGTTGTTTTGACCTTTGAAAATATTGACGGCTTTAAAGGAATATCATCATTAATGGATTATGCTAAAAATGGTGGCTATGTACTATTTGCTGAAAGACCTATAATTGGTGATGTTTTGCCTAGTATATTAAGTCAAATTGGTGTGAAAAATGTATATGATATTGAAGCAGCTGAGGGAATTGAACTTACATCTAATGTTTTGATAAAAGGTAAGGGCAGTAATTTTAGTAAAAAAATATTGACAGATTCATCACTTAAAGTGGAACTAAAAGATACGTCACAGATGTTATTAGTTTCGGACAATAAAATTCCAATGTTATGGCAGACTAATTATGGAACTGGAAAAATAATGATGTATAATGGAACTATTTTAGCTAAAAAGAATGCTAGAGGAATTATAGCAGGTGCTATAGGAATGCTAATCCCAGATTATATTTATCCAGTTATAGATGCAAAATTAACTTACATAGATGATTTTCCGGCACCTATACCTGGTGGGACTAATAGTACTTTGTATAAGGAATATGGGATTAGTACAGCGGATTTTTATCGTAAGGTTTGGTGGCCCGATGTATTAAAGATTTCAAAACTCTATAATTTGAAGTATACAGGATTAATAATTGAAGATTATAATAATAGAACAACTCCACCATTTATAACAAAAACAAGCAATAGCAATGATTTTTTATTGTATGCCACAGAACTTTTAAAAAATAATGGTGAATTGGGTTTACATGGTTATAATCATCAATCTTTGGCACCTAAAAATTATATAAAGCAGCCCCTAGGATATAATTCTTGGGCAAATGAAAAGAATATGGAGAGATCAATTGAAGAGGCAATTAGGTATTCTAGCTCATTATTAAAAAAATATAAGCTTAGAGTTTATGTACCACCATCAAATATTTTAAGTCCTTTAGGAAGGAAGGCACTTTTAAAAGCTATGCCAGACCTTAAAATTATTTCTTCAGTATATAATGATGATTATTACAAGGATAGTTATGTTCAAGAATTTGAAATAAAAGATGGGATTTATGAGCTCCCTAGATTAACATCAGGGTATGAAGATAATGAAGAAAATATTTGGGCAGCTTATAATGGTATAACCTCTGTAGGAGTATTTTCACATTTTATTCATCCAGATGATGTCCTCGATATAAAAAGAAGTGGAGGTAAGGGTTGGCAAGAACTTTCTAAAGGATACGGTGATTTTATGAAAGATGTGTATAAAAAATTCACATGGTTATCTCCAGTAACAGCATCAGAAGGAGCTAATTTGTTGAAAAGTTATACCAAAATAGAACCTTTTATGAAATATAAATCAAACGCTATAGATGTGTATTGTAGAAATTTTCAAAAAGGAGATAAATTTATATTAAGAACTAATAAGAAAATTTATACTGATGATAACTGTGCAATTGAAAAAATAGATACTGGAACATATCTTGTAACTGCAAATAAAGATAAGTTTTCTATTAATTTTAAGTAG
- a CDS encoding DUF4317 domain-containing protein: protein MNKKEILELKRRFKKDECTFTRMCGCYVDAQKNIVLKLKETFLNLQDEEFFKYLEIAKKTLSGTVGNNLLELEFPLTEEADNNRQLSLLGLKKSALKDDGLLDSFYNLIIDSYDYAGNFLILIFHDAYNVMTKTTDNAKLDESEEIYEYILCAVCPVSLSKAALGYLEDENRIGARNRDWIVGPPDVGFVFPAFTDRSSDIHSIMYYTKNAKDTHPELMEGALGCSSKQSATQEKEKFNTIIRKAIGSDDKKSELLFMDIQETLSNVIDDNSTINGDDAEPVILTKDNIQDILVESGLSEEITEKIQKSYEEEFSDTPPVVENLIDKKALKVNEQRKKERRLEEKVQMLEERLDQTNKETIKDSEEAALETDTTASLGQENNIELEIETPSETDIDTNTDIDTKASSNYDIVLQVKPEKVPEIKSQIIDGKKCIVIPIEDNEQANVNGVDTSL from the coding sequence ATGAATAAAAAAGAGATATTAGAATTAAAAAGACGTTTTAAAAAGGATGAGTGTACCTTTACCAGAATGTGCGGTTGTTACGTAGACGCTCAAAAAAATATTGTATTAAAACTTAAAGAAACTTTTCTAAATCTACAGGATGAAGAATTTTTCAAATACTTAGAAATAGCAAAAAAAACCTTATCAGGTACAGTAGGAAATAACCTTTTGGAGCTTGAATTTCCTCTTACAGAAGAAGCTGATAATAATAGACAGCTTTCTCTTTTAGGTCTTAAAAAAAGTGCATTAAAAGATGATGGACTACTTGATAGCTTTTATAACTTAATTATAGATAGCTATGATTATGCTGGTAATTTTTTAATACTTATTTTTCATGATGCTTATAATGTTATGACAAAAACTACAGATAATGCAAAATTAGATGAGTCTGAAGAAATATACGAATATATATTATGTGCAGTATGTCCAGTATCTCTTTCAAAAGCAGCACTTGGATATCTTGAGGATGAAAATAGAATTGGAGCGCGAAATCGTGACTGGATTGTTGGACCTCCTGATGTTGGATTTGTATTTCCAGCCTTTACAGACAGAAGTAGTGATATACACTCTATTATGTACTACACTAAAAATGCCAAAGATACTCACCCTGAATTAATGGAGGGAGCTTTAGGCTGCTCTTCTAAACAAAGTGCTACTCAAGAGAAGGAAAAATTCAATACTATTATTCGTAAGGCTATTGGCAGCGATGATAAGAAATCAGAGCTTTTATTTATGGATATTCAAGAAACTCTCAGTAACGTCATAGATGATAATTCTACTATTAACGGTGATGATGCTGAACCTGTAATTTTAACTAAAGACAATATTCAAGATATTTTAGTTGAAAGCGGACTCTCTGAAGAGATTACTGAAAAAATACAGAAATCTTATGAAGAAGAATTTTCTGATACACCACCTGTAGTAGAAAATTTAATAGATAAAAAAGCACTAAAAGTAAACGAACAACGAAAAAAAGAAAGAAGACTTGAAGAAAAGGTTCAAATGTTAGAGGAAAGACTTGACCAAACAAATAAAGAGACAATAAAGGATTCAGAAGAGGCAGCTTTAGAAACTGATACTACTGCATCTTTAGGACAAGAAAATAATATTGAACTAGAAATTGAAACGCCTTCTGAAACTGATATTGATACTAACACTGATATCGATACTAAAGCTTCTTCAAATTATGATATAGTACTTCAAGTAAAACCTGAAAAAGTACCGGAAATAAAATCGCAAATCATTGACGGTAAAAAATGCATTGTTATACCAATAGAAGATAATGAACAAGCTAATGTTAATGGTGTAGATACTTCACTTTAA
- a CDS encoding NAD-dependent epimerase/dehydratase family protein, with the protein MRILIVGGCGFIGSYVADRLYKEGHKIYIIDNLLTGSMENVKVPHKFYDLSVESKRCEEIFKSNKFEAVIDLSSQIDINSFAKKDSNQAISTFPGVVNLLELSRKYGVKRFIFASSAAVYGDSNKIPTSEDEELKPLSVYAINKYVGEYYCQKWFDLYGLKTICLRFSNVFGPRQNVKGESSVVANFITKTLKDEEIDVFGDGTQTRDFIYVEDAVDAIYRALKSEHTGVFNISTNTEHSINELINIIEEIQPIKKINNKSNRSGDVEKSSLNNSKAKTQLGFNVKYSFKEGIQKTYKWYKENYSFDESVNYTTKNEEYDKKNLFFKALPYIENIIFMLVIALLVLDIFKISNPYSSSFAQLCYIYIIVMAIMYGMRQAGIAIIFSCALYFYLLINSGYSAVTILYDPLNLPQVISYIIIGLVSGYVSEVYKRKLYMNKLEIDKLNEKYKFLELIYNETVDIKEELQEQIISSENSFVNIYNTTKTLDSLEVNDIYFGAIKIIDKLLDTSKSSIYILNRDSKYLRLKAKSSNVDLRLPYSISLNETQEIKKAIDSKKIFVNKDLKPKLPTMAAPVIINDNVKAVISIYDVKFEKLNLYYENLFKVLVDLISNAIGKALKYDEVASKDKYIPNTEILISKEFKKVLADKNRDLKTSDINFTLLKIRKNNLSYEDIFNKLSVNIRDNDSVGIGEDNCVYVILSNTDKSKSQKVLGRIAASGLNAEVMEDLS; encoded by the coding sequence ATGAGGATACTAATAGTAGGAGGTTGTGGATTTATAGGTTCCTATGTTGCTGATAGGCTCTATAAAGAAGGTCATAAGATATACATAATAGATAACCTTTTAACAGGAAGCATGGAAAACGTAAAGGTTCCACACAAATTTTATGATTTATCTGTTGAAAGTAAGCGATGCGAGGAAATATTTAAATCAAATAAATTTGAGGCTGTTATTGATTTATCATCACAGATAGATATAAATTCATTTGCTAAGAAAGATTCTAATCAAGCAATATCGACTTTTCCAGGAGTTGTTAACTTACTTGAACTTTCAAGAAAATATGGTGTTAAAAGATTTATATTTGCGTCTTCGGCAGCGGTTTATGGAGATAGTAACAAAATTCCAACCTCAGAGGATGAGGAATTAAAACCTTTGTCTGTTTATGCAATAAATAAATATGTGGGTGAATACTATTGTCAAAAATGGTTTGATTTATATGGATTAAAAACAATATGTTTGAGATTTTCAAATGTATTTGGACCAAGGCAGAATGTAAAAGGTGAGAGTAGTGTAGTTGCAAATTTTATAACTAAAACATTAAAGGATGAAGAAATAGATGTATTCGGTGATGGTACGCAGACAAGGGATTTTATATATGTTGAAGATGCAGTTGATGCTATATATAGAGCATTAAAAAGTGAACACACAGGAGTTTTTAATATTTCTACTAATACGGAACATTCAATAAATGAATTGATTAATATTATAGAAGAAATTCAGCCTATAAAAAAGATAAATAATAAATCAAATCGTTCTGGAGATGTAGAAAAATCTTCACTTAATAATTCAAAGGCAAAAACACAATTGGGATTTAATGTAAAATATTCTTTCAAAGAGGGAATACAAAAAACTTATAAATGGTACAAAGAAAATTACAGCTTTGATGAATCAGTGAATTACACAACTAAAAATGAAGAATATGATAAAAAAAATTTATTTTTTAAAGCTTTGCCTTATATTGAAAATATTATTTTTATGTTAGTAATTGCTTTATTAGTGTTAGATATTTTTAAGATAAGTAATCCGTATTCAAGTAGTTTTGCACAGCTTTGTTATATATACATAATAGTTATGGCAATTATGTATGGAATGAGGCAAGCGGGAATAGCTATAATTTTTTCTTGTGCACTTTACTTTTATCTGCTAATAAATTCAGGTTATAGTGCGGTTACAATTTTATATGATCCATTAAATTTACCTCAGGTAATAAGCTATATTATTATTGGATTGGTTTCTGGATATGTTTCAGAAGTATATAAGAGAAAATTATATATGAATAAACTAGAAATAGATAAGCTTAATGAAAAATATAAATTTTTAGAGTTAATTTACAATGAAACAGTAGATATAAAAGAAGAGTTACAAGAACAAATTATAAGTTCAGAGAATAGCTTTGTAAATATTTATAATACAACAAAAACATTGGATAGTTTAGAGGTAAATGATATATATTTTGGAGCTATTAAGATAATTGATAAGCTTTTAGATACATCAAAATCATCAATATATATATTAAATAGGGATAGTAAATATCTTAGATTAAAAGCTAAATCTAGCAATGTAGATTTGAGGTTACCCTATTCTATTAGCTTAAACGAAACACAGGAAATAAAAAAGGCTATAGATAGTAAAAAGATTTTTGTTAATAAGGATCTAAAACCTAAATTGCCTACGATGGCAGCGCCTGTAATAATTAATGACAACGTAAAGGCTGTTATTTCCATATATGATGTTAAGTTTGAAAAATTAAATCTATATTATGAAAATTTATTTAAAGTTTTAGTAGACTTAATTTCAAATGCTATAGGAAAGGCATTAAAGTATGATGAAGTAGCTAGTAAAGATAAATATATACCTAATACAGAAATTTTAATTAGTAAGGAATTTAAAAAAGTATTGGCCGATAAAAATAGAGATTTAAAAACTTCAGACATAAACTTCACCCTTTTAAAGATAAGAAAAAATAATCTTTCTTATGAAGATATTTTTAATAAACTTTCGGTAAATATAAGGGATAATGATTCAGTTGGAATAGGAGAGGATAATTGTGTTTATGTAATATTATCAAATACAGATAAGTCTAAGTCACAGAAGGTATTAGGTAGAATTGCTGCCAGTGGATTAAATGCTGAAGTAATGGAGGATTTGAGTTAA